In Erigeron canadensis isolate Cc75 chromosome 7, C_canadensis_v1, whole genome shotgun sequence, one DNA window encodes the following:
- the LOC122607098 gene encoding probable LRR receptor-like serine/threonine-protein kinase At1g05700, with protein sequence MTIFRSFYSCLILQVALTLAMVYAQDDQSGFISIDCGMTPGLNYTDKRTGLNYVSDAGFIDSGVSQKILPAYNSAELDLQLTTLTSFSQGTRNCYTLRPEQGKGNRYMIRARFTYGNYDLKGQPPRFDLYLGSDHWDTVDFSMSLAMDYEIIHLTSSDYIYVCLVNIGLGIPFISALELRLLDSTMYAGQLQSLALSVRTNLGTSETVRFEDDKYDRIWYALDSSKTTNLVTSGTVSSGPSTKEKVPSRVMSTAITIDNLTDYLYYSWEATDANTTYYMYIYLAEIEILKRNETRQFNIYLNGDHWEGPVSPLDHMTSTLYSSFFNSSSYTLAMNKTKNSTLPPILNAIELYTARQLLQWQTDDKDAAAIWSIRSTYRPKKSWQGDPCVPQASTWVGLNCSYNDRMNARIISLNLSSSGLDGEIAANLANLTMIQSLDLSYNNLTGVVPKFLASLDFLRILNLTGNNFTKPLPAELLAKSNEGLLLLSIEEISNQEKVSCPTGSCKKSKSNKVVIPVIATATIIFVILTALSILWIIKRRKKVMNADLDSIETRNRRFTFSEVRSITNSFNTVIGNGGFGTVFHGSIGDNQVAVKMLSESSAQGYREFQAEVHLLMNIHHRNITSLVGYCDEGSRKGIIYEYMANGNLGMHLFDRTSEILSWRMRLQIGLDAAQALEYMHHGCRPPIVHRDVKCSNILLNENFQAKLADFGLSRAFATEGATHVSTGIAGTPGYLDPEYSTTNRLTEKSDVYSFGVVLLELITGRMAISEQTFILNWVNSIVREGSVENIIDTALQGEFDIDTAGMMLTLARACVNSVSTQRPTMNNVVIDLKNCLEAEEDFHNAIPDNIDGSISLVPDLR encoded by the exons ATGACAATATTTAGAAGTTTTTATTCTTGTTTGATCCTACAGGTAGCTCTTACCTTGGCAATGGTTTATGCACAGGACGATCAATCAG GTTTCATTAGCATAGATTGTGGAATGACCCCGGGCTTAAACTACACTGACAAAAGAACAGGATTAAACTATGTTTCAGACGCTGGCTTCATAGACAGTGGAGTAAGTCAAAAAATACTACCTGCTTATAACTCTGCCGAACTTGATTTGCAGCTCACCACGCTTACAAGTTTTTCTCAAGGCACCAGAAACTGCTACACTCTAAGACCCGAACAAGGGAAGGGTAATAGATATATGATAAGAGCAAGGTTTACTTATGGGAACTATGACTTGAAAGGTCAGCCCCCGCGATTTGATCTCTACCTTGGATCTGATCATTGGGATACCGTTGACTTCAGCATGTCTTTGGCAATGGACTATGAAATTATACATCTCACCTCGTCAGACTACATATATGTGTGCCTTGTAAACATAGGTCTTGGCATCCCGTTCATTTCAGCATTAGAGCTAAGGCTTTTGGATAGCACCATGTACGCAGGTCAGCTACAGTCACTGGCCCTCTCCGTACGCACTAATCTTGGTACATCTGAAACAGTAAG GTTCGAAGATGACAAGTATGATCGAATATGGTATGCACTGGATTCTTCTAAAACCACTAATCTGGTGACTTCTGGTACAGTTTCTTCAGGGCCTTCAACTAAAGAAAAAGTACCATCAAGGGTTATGAGCACTGCCATCACAATCGATAACCTTACAGATTACTTATACTATTCATGGGAGGCTACTGACGCCAATACAACGTATTACATGTACATTTACCTTGCGGAAATTGAAATACTAAAAAGAAACGAGACCAGGCAGTTCAACATTTATTTGAATGGAGACCACTGGGAAGGGCCAGTTTCTCCACTCGATCACATGACAAGCACATTGTACAGCAGCTTTTTTAATTCATCATCGTATACACTTGCAAtgaataaaaccaaaaattcaacGCTTCCTCCTATTTTAAATGCTATAGAGCTTTATACTGCAAGGCAGCTCCTGCAATGGCAAACAGATGACAAGGATG CTGCAGCAATCTGGAGTATTAGGTCCACGTATCGACCAAAAAAAAGTTGGCAAGGAGATCCGTGTGTTCCACAAGCATCTACGTGGGTTGGACTTAACTGTAGCTACAATGATAGGATGAATGCTAGGATCATATCCCT AAACCTGTCCTCGAGCGGATTGGATGGAGAGATTGCTGCTAACTTAGCTAATCTCACTATGATACAATCATT AGATCTGTCCTACAATAACTTGACAGGAGTTGTGCCAAAGTTTCTTGCGTCTCTAGATTTCTTGCGGATTCT CAACTTAACGGGAAACAATTTCACAAAACCGTTACCAGCAGAGCTCCTAGCAAAGTCAAATGAAGGATTGTTGCTTCTTAG TATTGAAGAAATAAGCAATCAAGAAAAAGTTTCTTGTCCCACGGGTTCATGTAAAAAGAGTAAGAGCAACAAAGTTGTGATTCCAGTGATAGCAACAGCTACGATAATCTTCGTGATATTAACTGCATTGTCCATCTTGTGGATAattaaaagaaggaaaaaag TTATGAATGCAGATCTGGATAGTATAGAAACAAGAAATCGACGCTTCACATTTTCAGAAGTACGGAGTATTACTAACAGCTTCAATACTGTCATTGGGAACGGAGGTTTTGGAACCGTATTCCATGGATCCATTGGGGATAACCAAGTTGCCGTGAAGATGCTTTCTGAATCATCAGCTCAAGGTTATAGGGAATTTCAGGCTGAA GTGCACCTTCTCATGAACATTCATCATAGAAACATAACTTCACTTGTTGGGTACTGCGACGAAGGGAGCCGAAAGGGTATTATCTACGAGTATATGGCTAATGGAAACTTGGGAATGCATCTATTTG ATAGAACTTCAGAAATCTTGAGCTGGAGAATGAGGTTACAAATTGGACTTGATGCAGCACAAG cGCTAGAGTACATGCATCATGGTTGCAGACCACCAATAGTCCATAGAGATGTGAAGTGTTCAAACATATTACTAAATGAAAATTTCCAAGCGAAACTAGCAGACTTTGGGCTGTCGAGAGCTTTTGCAACTGAAGGTGCGACTCATGTGTCAACAGGAATTGCGGGCACTCCTGGGTACCTTGACCCCGA GTATTCCACAACAAATAGATTGACAGAGAAAAGTGATGTGTACAGCTTTGGGGTAGTACTCCTAGAGTTGATCACAGGCCGAATGGCGATATCAGAACAGACGTTCATACTTAACTGGGTCAACTCCATTGTAAGGGAAGGAAGCGTTGAAAATATAATTGATACTGCGTTACAAGGGGAATTTGATATAGATACAGCAGGGATGATGCTAACATTAGCGAGGGCTTGCGTTAATAGCGTATCCACCCAAAGGCCAACCATGAATAATGTGGTGATCGATCTAAAGAACTGTTTGGAAGCCGAGGAAGATTTTCATAACGCCATACCGGATAATATAGATGGAAGCATTTCACTGGTTCCAGATCTTAGATaa
- the LOC122608683 gene encoding transcription factor bHLH87-like, whose translation MDDMQFPWFNIHDHGHDQQEQQSFDFDSDDMFLNQIHQLSSTTNWANGLQDIISKNLVPTTTTITSTTTASFECLLSCTNSSTIDDTSDGMPPVVFSDDKSLWRNVDDNINVVTRNNNVSSGVSSGDSVTDDGVLSQSLQQINQVECSSGNKRRIERIGVISAENLPRPKRSRSDPGQPTSSTINFQQPGNPSETDTEAIAQMKEMIYREAAFRPVSFAVETVVDKPKRKNVRISSDPQTVAARERRERISERIRVLQKLVPGGNKMDTASMLDEAANYLKFLRSQVKALEQAGQNSTQIIPHHASMVAPFTQNIFSMQPHFQYPHENLYPNPPPA comes from the exons ATGGATGATATGCAATTTCCTTGGTTCAACATACATGATCATGGTCATGATCAGCAAGAACAACAAAGTTTCGATTTCGATTCTGATGACATGTTCTTGAATCAAATCCACCAATTGTCATCTACTACTAATTGGGCTAATGGCTTGCAAGATATCATCAGCAAGAATTTAGTtcccactactactaccataaCGAGTACTACTACGGCTTCTTTTGAATGCTTACTTTCTTGCACAAATAGTAGTACTATCGATGACACGTCAGATGGGATGCCGCCCGTGGTTTTCTCAGATGACAAGAGTTTATGGCGTAACGTCGACGACAACATTAATGTTGTGACCAGAAATAATAACGTTAGTAGTGGTGTGTCGTCTGGTGATTCCGTCACGGATGATGGTGTTCTTTCTCAATCTCTCCAACAGATTAACCAAGT TGAATGTTCATCCGGGAATAAACGACGGATAGAGAGGATTGGGGTAATTTCAGCTGAGAACCTACCAAGACCGAAAAGATCTAGATCGGATCCAGGCCAACCGACCTCATCAACTATAAACTTCCAACAACCCGGTAATCCATCAGAAACCGACACAGAAGCAATAGCACAAATGAAGGAAATGATCTATAGAGAAGCAGCATTCCGGCCTGTGAGTTTCGCAGTAGAGACAGTGGTGGATAAACCTAAACGAAAGAATGTAAGGATATCGAGTGATCCCCAAACCGTGGCGGCTAGGGAAAGAAGGGAAAGGATAAGTGAAAGGATTAGAGTTTTGCAAAAACTTGTCCCTGGTGGAAACAAAATGGACACAGCATCTATGCTTGATGAGGCTGCAAATTATCTCAAGTTTTTGAGGTCACAAGTGAAGGCATTGGAACAAGCAGGGCAAAATAGTACACAAATCATCCCTCATCATGCTTCAATGGTTGCACCTTTCACTCAAAACATTTTTTCCATGCAACCTCATTTTCAATATCCTCATGAAAACTTGTACCCCAATCCACCACCAGCATGA
- the LOC122607627 gene encoding uncharacterized RNA methyltransferase CT0009 isoform X1, which produces MTALTPTLTFRQLPRLHKFRPHHFSHPFSFSSIKSCYSLNEDIKNQEIDTNTISIDIKQNPETIYKNNDNKIKKAKPFFPKRGETLELVCESLGFKGKGVCKVEETGYVVMCDRALPGERFLGRVTRKKNNYSEVTKLKTLSPHRDMVEAPCEYASHCGGCKTQNLLYEAQVRAKDEQVRDLVVHVGKFSHRDPEFENVMKPIVPCDMQFHYRNKMEFSFGPKRWLPKEQLDDKSQDANVYSLGLHAPGFFDKVLNVNKCFLQSEPANKVLAAVQDCWRIPELGLSPYDCHSHAGFMKHLTIRSGRDVETQLPQLMVNFVTSSYKPELLKPLVDKLAVFPEVVSIVNNINTSVGNTSVGEKEYTLYGKATITEILRGLAFEISANSFFQTNAHQAEILYKLVEECAGLKGDGSEIVLDLFCGTGTIGLTLAKKVKHVYGYEVVPEAISDARRNANLNGLHNATFIQGDLNKINESFGKDFPKPDIVISDPNRPGMHTNLIKYLLKLKAPRIVYVSCNPATCARDLDYLCHGSVEQKLQGCYTLKSLQPVDMFPHTPHIECVCLLELC; this is translated from the exons ATGACGGCGCTAACCCCAACATTAACTTTCCGACAACTCCCACGTCTCCACAAATTCCGCCCACACCATTTTTCCcatccattttctttttcttcaataaAATCTTGTTATTCATTAAATGAAGatattaaaaatcaagaaatagATACAAACACTATATCTATAGATATAAAGCAAAACCCAGAaactatatacaaaaataatgataataagatTAAAAAGGCGAAACCTTTTTTTCCAAAAAGAGGTGAGACTTTGGAATTAGTGTGTGAATCTTTAGGGTTTAAGGGAAAAGGTGTGTGTAAAGTGGAGGAAACTGGGTATGTTGTTATGTGTGATCGGGCGCTTCCCGGTGAACGGTTTCTTGGTCGGGTTACTCGAAAAAAGAATAATTACTCTGAG GTGACGAAATTGAAGACGCTAAGTCCTCATAGAGATATGGTGGAAGCACCATGTGAATATGCTTCTCATTGTGGAGGCTGTAAGACACAAAACCTATTATATGAGGCCCAGGTCAGAGCTAAGGACGAACAAGTACGAGACTTGGTGGTACATGTTGGGAAATTTTCTCATAGAGACCCAGAATTTGAGAATGTAATGAAACCCATTGTTCCATGTGATATGCAATTTCACTACAGAAATAAG ATGGAATTTTCTTTTGGTCCCAAACGATGGTTGCCTAAGGAACAACTGGATGATAAAAGCCAAGATGCTAATGTCTATTCTTTGGGATTACATGCTCCTGGTTTTTTTGATAAGGTGTTAAATGTCAACAAATGCTTTTTGCAGAGTGAACCTGCAAATAAG GTTCTTGCAGCCGTTCAAGATTGTTGGAGGATTCCAGAGCTAGGATTATCACCATATGATTGCCATTCTCATGCTGGATTTATGAAGCACCTGACTATAAGAAGCGGAAG AGATGTCGAGACGCAGCTCCCTCAGCTTATGGTAAATTTCGTAACGTCTTCCTACAAGCCAGAGCTATTGAAGCCTCTTGTTGACAAACTTGCAGTGTTTCCAGAAGTG GTAAGCATCGTGAACAATATAAACACATCCGTTGGTAACACATCTGTTGGAGAGAAAGAGTACACACTATATGGGAAAGCTACCATCACTGAGATCTTAAGAGGATTAGCATTTGAAATTTCAGCAAACTCTTTCTTCCAGACAAATGCACACCAG GCTGAGATTTTGTACAAGTTAGTTGAAGAGTGTGCTGGTCTGAAAGGAGATGGCTCAGAAATTGTCCTCGACCTATTTTGTGGAACTGGAACCATTGGCTTGACATTAGCCAAAAA GGTAAAACATGTTTATGGTTATGAAGTAGTCCCTGAAGCCATCTCAGATGCTCGTCGGAATGCCAATCTGAATGGGCTTCACAATGCCACATTTATCCAAGGGgatcttaataaaattaatgaaagttttGGAAAGGATTTCCCAAAACCCGACATTGTCATATCAG ATCCTAACCGACCCGGTATGCATACTAATTTGATAAAATACTTGCTAAAGCTGAAAGCACCACGGATAGTGTATGTGTCATGTAACCCCGCTACATGCGCACGTGACCTTGATTATCTTTGTCATGGTTCG GTGGAACAAAAGTTACAAGGAtgttacacactaaaaagcTTACAACCTGTTGACATGTTTCCTCACACTCCTCATATAGAATGTGTTTGCTTGCTTGAGCTTTGTTGA
- the LOC122607627 gene encoding uncharacterized RNA methyltransferase CT0009 isoform X2, whose product MVEAPCEYASHCGGCKTQNLLYEAQVRAKDEQVRDLVVHVGKFSHRDPEFENVMKPIVPCDMQFHYRNKMEFSFGPKRWLPKEQLDDKSQDANVYSLGLHAPGFFDKVLNVNKCFLQSEPANKVLAAVQDCWRIPELGLSPYDCHSHAGFMKHLTIRSGRDVETQLPQLMVNFVTSSYKPELLKPLVDKLAVFPEVVSIVNNINTSVGNTSVGEKEYTLYGKATITEILRGLAFEISANSFFQTNAHQAEILYKLVEECAGLKGDGSEIVLDLFCGTGTIGLTLAKKVKHVYGYEVVPEAISDARRNANLNGLHNATFIQGDLNKINESFGKDFPKPDIVISDPNRPGMHTNLIKYLLKLKAPRIVYVSCNPATCARDLDYLCHGSVEQKLQGCYTLKSLQPVDMFPHTPHIECVCLLELC is encoded by the exons ATGGTGGAAGCACCATGTGAATATGCTTCTCATTGTGGAGGCTGTAAGACACAAAACCTATTATATGAGGCCCAGGTCAGAGCTAAGGACGAACAAGTACGAGACTTGGTGGTACATGTTGGGAAATTTTCTCATAGAGACCCAGAATTTGAGAATGTAATGAAACCCATTGTTCCATGTGATATGCAATTTCACTACAGAAATAAG ATGGAATTTTCTTTTGGTCCCAAACGATGGTTGCCTAAGGAACAACTGGATGATAAAAGCCAAGATGCTAATGTCTATTCTTTGGGATTACATGCTCCTGGTTTTTTTGATAAGGTGTTAAATGTCAACAAATGCTTTTTGCAGAGTGAACCTGCAAATAAG GTTCTTGCAGCCGTTCAAGATTGTTGGAGGATTCCAGAGCTAGGATTATCACCATATGATTGCCATTCTCATGCTGGATTTATGAAGCACCTGACTATAAGAAGCGGAAG AGATGTCGAGACGCAGCTCCCTCAGCTTATGGTAAATTTCGTAACGTCTTCCTACAAGCCAGAGCTATTGAAGCCTCTTGTTGACAAACTTGCAGTGTTTCCAGAAGTG GTAAGCATCGTGAACAATATAAACACATCCGTTGGTAACACATCTGTTGGAGAGAAAGAGTACACACTATATGGGAAAGCTACCATCACTGAGATCTTAAGAGGATTAGCATTTGAAATTTCAGCAAACTCTTTCTTCCAGACAAATGCACACCAG GCTGAGATTTTGTACAAGTTAGTTGAAGAGTGTGCTGGTCTGAAAGGAGATGGCTCAGAAATTGTCCTCGACCTATTTTGTGGAACTGGAACCATTGGCTTGACATTAGCCAAAAA GGTAAAACATGTTTATGGTTATGAAGTAGTCCCTGAAGCCATCTCAGATGCTCGTCGGAATGCCAATCTGAATGGGCTTCACAATGCCACATTTATCCAAGGGgatcttaataaaattaatgaaagttttGGAAAGGATTTCCCAAAACCCGACATTGTCATATCAG ATCCTAACCGACCCGGTATGCATACTAATTTGATAAAATACTTGCTAAAGCTGAAAGCACCACGGATAGTGTATGTGTCATGTAACCCCGCTACATGCGCACGTGACCTTGATTATCTTTGTCATGGTTCG GTGGAACAAAAGTTACAAGGAtgttacacactaaaaagcTTACAACCTGTTGACATGTTTCCTCACACTCCTCATATAGAATGTGTTTGCTTGCTTGAGCTTTGTTGA